One Amycolatopsis sp. NBC_00355 genomic window carries:
- a CDS encoding amidohydrolase family protein, whose translation MLISDVRPWGGPRSDVELRGDQIAAIRPHAPGVPASVEGRGRLLFPSFSDVHVHLDSTRIGLPFRPHTGGPGVVAMMTNDRDNWRSAEVPLPERVAGTLERMIAHGTTRVRSYAQVDVDCRLEKLDAVLAAREKFAAQAEVQVMAFAQAGILREPGTLDLLDAAMRSGATVIGGIDPCTLDRDPKGHLDAVFALAEKHQAEIDIHLHEPGHLGLFSTDLVIERVRALDMRGKVTMSHAYDLGSISESVSRRVIDDFASLDIAMTTVAPSAAGQLSLLDLVSSGVRIGLGEDGQRDYWSPYGNCDLLDRTWQLAFTRGFRQDAHVELALAVATMGGASIMSHDVPRLAGLEDRPGLAAGDRADLVLVDGETPTSAVMDRGKDRTVLHDGVVVADGLAVLKR comes from the coding sequence GTGTTGATCAGTGACGTCCGCCCCTGGGGCGGCCCCCGCAGCGACGTGGAGCTTCGCGGCGACCAAATCGCGGCGATCCGCCCGCACGCTCCCGGGGTTCCGGCTTCGGTCGAGGGCCGCGGCCGCCTGCTGTTCCCGTCGTTCAGCGACGTCCACGTCCACCTGGACTCGACGCGCATCGGCCTCCCGTTCCGCCCGCACACGGGCGGCCCGGGAGTGGTCGCGATGATGACGAACGACCGCGACAACTGGCGCTCGGCGGAGGTCCCGCTACCGGAGCGAGTGGCCGGCACTCTCGAGCGGATGATCGCGCACGGCACAACGCGAGTCCGCAGCTACGCGCAAGTGGACGTCGACTGCCGCCTGGAGAAGCTGGACGCGGTCCTGGCCGCGCGCGAGAAGTTCGCCGCCCAGGCCGAGGTCCAGGTGATGGCGTTCGCCCAGGCGGGCATCCTCCGCGAGCCGGGCACGCTGGACCTCCTGGACGCGGCAATGCGCTCAGGAGCAACGGTCATCGGCGGCATCGACCCATGCACCTTGGACCGCGACCCGAAAGGACACCTGGACGCGGTGTTCGCCCTGGCGGAGAAGCACCAGGCGGAGATCGACATCCACCTGCACGAGCCGGGCCACCTGGGCCTGTTCTCGACCGACCTGGTCATCGAGCGCGTCCGGGCGCTGGACATGCGAGGCAAGGTGACGATGTCCCACGCGTACGACCTGGGCTCGATCTCCGAGTCGGTCAGCCGCCGGGTCATCGACGACTTCGCTTCACTGGACATCGCAATGACCACAGTCGCGCCCTCGGCCGCCGGCCAGCTGTCCCTGCTGGACCTGGTTTCCTCGGGCGTCCGCATCGGCCTGGGGGAGGACGGCCAACGCGATTACTGGAGCCCGTACGGCAACTGCGACCTGCTGGACCGCACGTGGCAGCTGGCCTTCACCCGCGGCTTCCGCCAAGACGCGCATGTGGAGCTGGCCTTGGCGGTCGCCACCATGGGCGGCGCGTCGATCATGAGTCACGACGTCCCGCGCTTGGCGGGTCTCGAAGACCGCCCAGGCCTGGCGGCGGGCGACCGCGCGGACCTGGTCCTGGTGGACGGCGAAACCCCGACAAGCGCGGTGATGGACCGAGGCAAGGACCGCACGGTCCTCCACGACGGCGTCGTGGTGGCCGACGGTCTCGCGGTGCTCAAGCGTTGA
- a CDS encoding response regulator transcription factor: protein MSIRVLVCDDHAVVRAGLRALLSGADGIEVVAETASGEEAVATAATVRPDVVLMDLQLGAGIDGIEATRRIHAGPDAPRVLVLTTYDTDADITRAIAAGATGYLLKAGSATELYAAIDAASAGRTAVSPPVADRMMAQLRTPRPSLTDRERDILRQLAQGLGNREIARALFISEATVKTHLSRIYGKLGVDTRAGAVAVAKEQRLLD, encoded by the coding sequence ATGAGTATTCGCGTGCTGGTGTGCGACGACCACGCCGTCGTGCGCGCCGGGCTGCGCGCCCTGCTGTCGGGCGCGGACGGCATCGAGGTCGTCGCGGAGACGGCGAGCGGGGAGGAAGCCGTCGCGACGGCGGCCACCGTGCGCCCGGACGTCGTCCTGATGGATCTGCAGCTCGGCGCCGGCATCGACGGGATCGAGGCGACGCGGCGGATCCACGCCGGTCCGGACGCGCCCCGGGTCCTGGTCCTGACGACCTACGACACCGACGCGGACATCACCCGCGCCATCGCCGCGGGCGCCACCGGGTACCTGCTGAAAGCCGGGTCCGCCACCGAGTTGTACGCCGCGATCGACGCGGCCTCGGCCGGGCGCACCGCGGTGTCCCCGCCGGTCGCCGACCGGATGATGGCGCAGCTGCGCACCCCGCGGCCTTCCCTCACCGATCGCGAGCGGGACATCCTGCGCCAGCTCGCGCAGGGGCTGGGCAACCGCGAGATCGCCCGCGCGCTGTTCATCAGCGAAGCGACGGTCAAGACCCACCTGAGCCGGATCTACGGCAAGCTCGGCGTCGACACCCGGGCCGGCGCCGTCGCCGTGGCCAAGGAACAACGGCTGCTGGACTGA
- a CDS encoding vWA domain-containing protein, whose product MGSDVLPCYVACDVSLSMADHIDELNSGLREFRGAVHADASVTGRILCSVVGFGETPHVVQSLLPMDELAELPAPRACAGTNFGPAFRFLREVIDGDVGGLEKHRLQVHRPVVFFLSDGQPTDPVTWPAAFAELTDPAWERRPRVVAFGVGDADEDALGRIGTFRTYLGRDGVRVGTALIASVMHVLSTSRPPAGPTLSRKGDAMETH is encoded by the coding sequence ATGGGGTCCGACGTGTTGCCGTGTTACGTCGCTTGCGATGTTTCGCTCTCGATGGCCGACCACATCGACGAGCTGAACAGCGGCCTGCGGGAGTTCCGCGGCGCGGTGCACGCCGACGCGTCGGTCACCGGCCGGATCCTCTGCAGCGTCGTCGGCTTCGGGGAGACGCCGCACGTCGTGCAGTCGCTGCTCCCGATGGACGAGCTCGCCGAGCTGCCCGCGCCGCGCGCGTGTGCCGGCACCAACTTCGGGCCGGCGTTCAGGTTCCTGCGAGAGGTCATCGACGGGGACGTCGGCGGGCTGGAGAAGCACCGCCTCCAGGTCCACCGGCCGGTCGTCTTCTTCCTGTCCGACGGCCAGCCGACGGATCCGGTGACCTGGCCCGCGGCGTTCGCCGAGCTCACCGACCCGGCCTGGGAACGGCGCCCGCGCGTGGTCGCGTTCGGCGTCGGCGACGCGGACGAGGACGCGCTCGGCCGGATCGGCACCTTCCGCACGTACCTCGGCCGCGACGGCGTCCGCGTGGGCACGGCGTTGATCGCCTCGGTGATGCACGTTCTGTCCACTTCCCGTCCACCGGCCGGTCCCACTCTGTCCAGAAAAGGAGACGCCATGGAAACGCACTGA
- a CDS encoding GlcG/HbpS family heme-binding protein yields the protein MISTRTRTRTRIAAAGLAMVSAATVGAVSASAAPATGLVQTSHLSIAAAQKAGQAALNAATKAGQHVSVAVVDRDGNTVLTLRGDGAGPQSYSSAQQKAFTAVSWNAKTSELAGRLQQTPTLKDIEGTLFLAGAVPVTAGSTPIAAVGVAGAPSGTQDESFAQAGVDALGK from the coding sequence ATGATCTCGACCCGCACCCGCACCCGCACCCGCATCGCCGCCGCCGGCTTGGCGATGGTCAGCGCCGCGACCGTCGGCGCGGTGTCGGCGTCCGCGGCGCCCGCCACGGGCCTCGTCCAGACGTCACACCTGTCGATCGCCGCCGCGCAGAAGGCCGGTCAGGCCGCGCTGAACGCCGCCACCAAGGCCGGCCAGCACGTGTCGGTCGCGGTGGTGGACCGCGACGGCAACACGGTCCTGACCCTGCGCGGCGACGGCGCGGGCCCGCAGTCCTACAGCTCGGCGCAGCAGAAGGCGTTCACGGCGGTCTCGTGGAACGCGAAGACGTCCGAGCTGGCAGGCCGCCTGCAGCAGACCCCGACGTTGAAGGACATCGAGGGCACCCTGTTCCTGGCCGGCGCGGTCCCGGTGACCGCGGGCTCGACCCCGATCGCGGCGGTCGGCGTCGCCGGCGCGCCGTCCGGGACGCAGGACGAGTCGTTCGCGCAGGCCGGCGTGGACGCGCTGGGCAAGTAA
- a CDS encoding sensor histidine kinase, with amino-acid sequence MTTADSDARWLAAVMHSAFFLLVLASAVRFLTRHEGTSLAPWVIALTAALVVAYGVGMRKPGLVWLFVVLAFWVVLVVLAPSFAWSAIPLFVTGLRTLPTGPALAVVTVVTALVVVSQNRLADGFDPNLTIVPIAVAVVTAAVITFMRRQTERLRESERRAGVLAERHRVSREIHDALAQGLSSQAMLLQAADQAWARPDLAREHLRSALRVGTGNLSEARRLVQDLAPADLADASLEEALHAVAGRQTRAGLPAEVRVDGTGRPLPERVQSALVRIAQGALANALEHAGAGRAVVTLTYLDDQVVLDVADDGRGFHRTEADPGERGHGLPAMRARARQLGGRLTVESAPGQGTVISAAIPLETAP; translated from the coding sequence ATGACAACGGCCGATTCCGACGCGCGGTGGCTCGCCGCCGTCATGCACTCGGCGTTCTTCCTGCTGGTGCTCGCTTCCGCGGTCCGGTTCCTGACGCGCCACGAGGGCACCTCACTGGCGCCGTGGGTGATCGCGCTGACCGCGGCCCTCGTCGTCGCCTACGGCGTGGGGATGCGCAAGCCCGGCCTGGTCTGGCTGTTCGTCGTCCTCGCGTTCTGGGTGGTGCTGGTGGTGCTCGCCCCGAGCTTCGCCTGGTCGGCGATCCCGCTGTTCGTCACCGGTCTGCGCACGCTGCCGACCGGGCCGGCGCTCGCCGTGGTCACCGTGGTCACCGCGCTGGTGGTCGTTTCGCAGAACCGGCTGGCCGACGGCTTCGACCCGAACCTGACCATCGTGCCGATCGCCGTCGCCGTGGTCACCGCGGCGGTGATCACCTTCATGCGGCGGCAGACCGAGCGGCTGCGCGAGTCCGAGCGGCGCGCCGGGGTGCTGGCCGAGCGGCACCGGGTGTCCCGCGAAATCCACGACGCGCTCGCCCAGGGCCTGTCCAGCCAGGCGATGCTGCTGCAGGCCGCCGACCAGGCGTGGGCCCGGCCCGACCTGGCGCGCGAGCACCTGCGTTCCGCCCTGCGCGTCGGCACCGGCAACCTGTCGGAAGCGCGCCGGCTCGTGCAGGACCTCGCCCCCGCCGATCTCGCCGACGCCTCGCTCGAAGAAGCGCTCCACGCCGTGGCCGGCCGGCAGACGCGGGCCGGGCTGCCCGCCGAAGTGCGCGTCGACGGCACCGGGCGGCCGCTGCCCGAACGCGTCCAGTCCGCGTTGGTCCGCATCGCCCAGGGCGCGCTGGCCAACGCGCTCGAGCACGCGGGGGCCGGCCGCGCCGTGGTCACCCTGACCTACCTCGACGACCAGGTCGTGCTCGACGTCGCCGACGACGGCCGGGGGTTCCACAGGACAGAAGCCGACCCGGGTGAACGTGGCCACGGCCTGCCGGCCATGCGGGCCCGGGCGCGGCAGCTCGGCGGCCGCCTGACCGTCGAATCCGCCCCGGGCCAGGGCACCGTCATTTCGGCCGCGATCCCGTTGGAGACTGCCCCATGA